tatataatgtttAGTAGTTTTTAATTTCACTTATCCATGctatttagtctttttaactaaaataaacaaatagattaacttttttataagaaaaaatctAACAAAAGAactaaaaaaatctaattttacaaaatgtaaattatattttcaaaatgtaaaaattaattaagtagtTAATTGTTATTAAAATAGATGTACTTTTTACgaatatttttttgtttattttaactttgtaaacttttaaatattttattttaaattaattaattttttaattaaaaactttataaaatttagaaagaAAAATGCGAAAACTTACAtacaaatgataaaattaaaaaaatatataatttacataattcaattaaataaaaaatatgaaaagaatataaatttaattaacaagactcttgtttaaaaaataaaatataattacgtCCTCTGTAATCAAAGGTTTGAGATTATGTAAACATGCTCTCAATAGCATTTCTCTGGATATTATAATGTAGAATAACAGGATTTACATAAATTTTGGAAAAATCATTAATTCTTACAACAATTTTCACTATAAATTACAACGACTCGACTATTACAAAATTCATAAAACAAACATATTATGCCACTCTAATTTAatgtaatataattaattttaattatataattatcctGTTTGTACTATATAATCTCTCCCTTATCCTGATTGTGTCTAGTTTCAGGTTTCTTTGACCGAGACAGATAGAGGGATACAATCAATACAGATGACAAAATTCAACCCCGATTCTCAAAAGAGCACGCAatgtatttttttcttttttgaaatggaTATACGAAATTAATCCATCAAAGTAATACCTTAATTAAACTCTTGATACATCTTCTCCATCGATAACTTTATCATCATATTTATGTATTATTCTTCTTCCTCCTGGTCATCATCTCCGAAATTTGACGATTGATCTTTGGAAGGACCATATGCCCAACAACAGAATACGAAATATAGCAAATTCAAAAAACTCATAATTGCAAGAAGTCCATAGTACTTGTCATAACGACCCTTGTTAATATTATCAGGAACCCATCCATCTTTGCCTCCTTTCGAAGTACTTTGATTAACAACACTCAGAATAACAGTTGCCAATAAATTTGCCACTGACGATCCTAGTCCAGATAGAGCACCAGCAATACTTGAGAGGCTCTTTGGAAACTCTGAATAAAAGAACTCTGATTGGGCTATAGAGTTAAATGCTTCTGCTAAGCCATGAAAGCAAAATTGTGGAATAAGCCATAGTGCAGACATCTGCACCACAGCTTGAGGATTGTTTAAATGCCCTTCCATGATTGCTTTTCTTCGTCGAATATTCTCAACAATTCCTGCAACTACCATTGCCATGCAAGAAAAAAATATACCAATTCCCATTCTCAATTTAACATCGAGTCTCACTGGCTCACCCTTGATTTTTGATGCTAAGGGAATGATTACTCTATCATAAAGAACAATCCATGCTATTACAGAAATGATTAAGAACATAGCAAAAGTGCCTGCTGGAATTTCAAAATTGGGAGTTAAGTGTCTGTCCATAGAGATAGCTTGGAATACTTGCAATGAGCCTTGACTAACATTTATCGAGATCATAATCCCTGTGGACCATATTGGGATAACTCTGATAATAACTTTAAGTTCTTCTACTCTCTCTACCGTGCAAAGACTCCAAGAATTTGGTTCTGATCCATCTGAAGCTAAATCTTGTTCTGGGTTTGTGATGATGCAAGCCTTGTTTAAGAACctaacaataataaattttttttattaatactaaTTAATGGATTGGTTTCTTTAGTTACTACTTTGAGTAATTTAGTAATACCTTAGATTCTCAGTTGGTACACTGGATTCTGAATTCTTCTTATGATAATACTTGTTGTATGCATCTTTTGGAGGGAATGGAACTTTTCTATTCTTGTAAGCAGCCACGAGGACTTGTGCAAAGCCGGTAAGCAAATTCGTGCGTTCTTTTTGCTTGAAGTAAAGTGGAGAAGCAACAAAGAATAAAAAAACAGACAAGAACATAAGAATTGCAGGAACCGCATAACCGACTTTCCAACCATAACGTTCTTGGATATAAACAACTACTGTCATAGACAGAAGAACAGCAATGGCTGTGCAGGCATAGTACCACCCGAAATAGCTTTCTAACAGTCCTTTGTTTTTGGAGTCAGATCTTTTAACCAATTGATCAGCCCCAAATGCTAAGGAACATGGCCTAATACCACCAGCGCCAATAGAGACTAAGCCCATAGAAATGACAAGTATAGCCATTTGGAGTGTTGTTGGGTTTTCACATATTTCTTGGGTCATTTGGTTGCACTGGAGAGGTCTCAAAAACGGAATCATGGCTGTTAACCACATAAGGATCGTTCCCTACATCAAAATTTATGTGATTAATTAGCATCATAAAATAACTCATTTAAAAGATAGTAGATGAGATTTATATTTGTTGAGGAGAATTACCAAGAGACTGAATGTTGAACCTATGCCAATGGTGAGAAAGCGACCCAAGTATGAATCAGAGATTAAAGCACCCAAAAGAGGTGTGAAATTTGTAGCAGCATTCCAAAGGAAGATTGTAGTAGTAGCTTGGGTTACACTCATGTGATATTCTTTCGTCAAATAGAACACCATGTTTGGTAAAAGTCCATGGCTTGCCACTCTCTCAAAAGAATCATTTGCtggttaaaattaatgatacacaaaaataatttcattataaatgtttgcttattttctttctagtataaaatcaaagataaaacagatttttttttttacgtaCCTAAGATGAATGGTATAGTAATGAGACcaccttttcttcttcttgttgaAGAATGTTGGTGGGTAGTCACTTTTCCTGAAACATTACCCTTTTCTACTTTCTCCATTTCTCCACTCTAGCTTAATATAAAAAACTAGAGCGGAGAACAAGGAAGAGAGTAAGAAAAAGGAGAGAAAGGGAATAGAGAGGGAGCTTGCAATATCTTTTATCGAAGTGCATgctcaatttatatatatgttttattagcCATAAAAGGAAAATTCTTTGTTTACTAACCATTGGCTGGTTATAggcaaaaatagaaataaaagactatttttattaaatgaatataGTAACAGTTAAATTCTTTTCCTGTGGTACATTCGTTTATGTCAAACCATGCATATATAGTATATCTTCAAACAGAATAAACAACCTGTAAAGAGTTAATAAAAGCAAAATGCAAGATTTAGCTAATTCTAGACATTAGAATTTCTAAGAGATTAGAATTCCAGCATTTCTAGTTTCCTTCAAAATTATCTAAAACTTTTGAGGGCAGAATTCATGGGAAGTCTTGATCCCCATTTCCTTGAAAATATTTCAAACTTTTTAAACCATTTTTCacttaattcaaaataattaaatttatttatttaataattttaaactagATATTATATATTCTCATATAATCTGTTAAACTTTTAACGCTTAAACAATAGTAGTCTGTTTCTTCTtctaaagatatttttattagaaCCTATAAAATTTTCTGAAAGAAATTTGAGCTAAATGCTAATAAGCAAGAACTAAGGGCatcatttcaattttaatttcaaattcaatttcaTTCTTGCCAACTAAAACTggaattgaaaattttgtttaattaatttcagtttgattttaaacaATTTTGGTTCATTCTAATTTCAATTCCACTTTAGTTTTAGTTTATTAGGTCTTTGTTCCTACATCAAAACTTACAATATTTCCATGTtcctttttaagaaaaaaatagacataaattcaattaaactgttatatttttattcaagagctaaataaatttaatttaaaattttggcccattaaactttttaaataagtcatcatctaatataatattattttttaataataaaaatattttttatatgataaaactttatttttataattttaaaagttatttattatatttatatattttttaaaatttttatgataattaaaatactaaaattttgatattttaaattataaaaaaaaacagaggATGTTTAaagttttctttatatatataaaaaaatagtgttggaaaattattatattaaaatattttattataaaaattctaCAAAATAATGGAGGCTAATAAGAACACATGTACTGATATAAATGTGGATTTGACTGAGTCAAGATAATTAATAATTGCAAAAGTTCTCTTAATgtttatcaaaatttataattagattCTCAAGGTTTGAAAAGTAATTAATTAGGTATAGATTATGTAATATGTCAAATAATTAGTATAGTATatgacataaaaattaaaaaaaaaatattatgaaactaaaaaaattgtaatttatgGATTCTTGATAATATCTtagtttatgtattttattagtattagCAGTAAAAACATTGAAAGTTGGAATCTTGTTGGGATGGCTATTCATTTGAATAGATTGATCcctctttccttctttggcagCTTCTTCATTTTCCCATTTCTCCAAGTTCTTTGATAAGGATACTGTTTTGAAACAAGTCCTGTAAGATTGCAAAAGATCAGCAATAAGCTTGCACAGCCAATTCCTCCAGGATATTGAAGATAGCTGAGGTGTTCATTTATATTGATCAAAATGGGTAGAAATGAAATCACTAAGGAGCTCAATGGAATGTCACAGTCGGATCAGCCTGCAATCACCATAACAGCAACTCATCAGCTTCAGGCTTCATCAGGCAATCAATCTGAGTCTCCCCAAGATTCTTCCTCTAGCTCGTTAGACTTAGATCTAGTGATTGGACGTCCCTGGACGACTGGATTGTTTGATTGTCGTCAAGATCAAACAAATTGTAAATTCCCAACTCACAAAATTAAAGATTTTCCTTTCTAGTTCTCGCCTGCAAGCTTAAGCTTTTTAAATTCAGCGATTTCCTGACATTTCTTATATGTTTTGACAGCCATTATTACAGCATTTCTTCCTTGTGTAACTTTCGGACAAATATCAGAAGTACTGGACGAAGGAAAGTCTAGTAAGTTCCCCATATTGCCtcccttttaaataaaaaagaaaatcttgGAATTTTGTAAAATGATTTTAAGTTTTTAACCAATGAATGCAGCTTGCAGGTGTAGGAGTTCCTGTTACTTGTTGCTGATGCTTGCTTCATATTCTCAATGGATTTTGAGCACCGAGTACAGAACTAAGCTGAGAAAGAAATTTCATTTGGAAGAAGCTCCCTACACAGATGTGGTGTCTCATCTCTTTTGTCCTTGTTGTTCCCTTTGTCAGGAGTTCAGAGAGCTTAAAAACAGAGGACTTGACCCTGCTCTAGGTACTAtcccttctcttttttttttcttttctttctttcttcttatgAATCAACATTGTTTTACAGCACTGACTATTGAAGATTGTACTGTTAATTTTGGATGTAGGTTGGAATGGAATCCTGGCTCAACAACAAGGAAAGGAATCTGATGATAAACAACTAAATATTCCTCCTCCAAATCAAGCCATGTCCAACTAAATTCAATTTGTTTTTCCTGTATCTTGTGTTTGCAAGCAGGTAAGCACAAAATTGAAAGAGCAGACCTGCAAATTTTCagctttaattttattattttggcgGAGGAAATATTCATAGTGTTgttgattatttttaattctatatATTAAGTTTGAAATCTATTTACAACTTAATAAAAAACAATTGATCAGTTTGTGTTTGTAAAGTTGAACATAGATTTATCAATTTGTATGGAATTCCTTTTCATATATCTCACGATAAAATTTtgagattttctttctttttccatcaTGAGTTAAAGATGGTCAAACTCGGAGGCCAAGAAGAGACCAAGTTGAAGAATACTTCCCTAGAACACATTCTAGAGGCAGAAAGCCTACTTTCATTTGaatttagttttataatttatcaaaaaatattagtcaatttaatttagttttagtCAAACTAACTAGTATGTATATTTAATAGTATGTATATTTAAAtggataaatattaaaaaatatttataattaaaattatataaactaaataatatgaatattcAAGATAGATTAATGGATTTTTTTAACaacaaaattaaagaatttaattttatacaatataaaaaacttattgaaaaaaaaaatttaatttttactacttttcatatttatatcctaactttaaaattttagacaataaaattaatcttttcaCAATTTAGACAATAAAACCAATCTTTTCACAATTGCCTAAAATTTAACCATTTCACTTAATCAATTTTgactaaaaaaatttacaattcaaTGTCATGCCACGTAGgtttaattctaaaaaatttattggataaaaaaattcaaacgttctgttaattcatatttatattcaaaactttaaattttgcgTAATAAAACTACATCTTtataaatttatcataattataactaaaataattgaATCTGAAAAGATTAATagcaaattataatataattcttaaagttttatattaataaatatatagtcctttaatttaaatttcatattaaaagtaaatttattttatatttattatatataatattaaataaatacttatcacaaataaattttcactacataaaatattaaagtatttcCTTGAAAGTTTATACACACTAATGTACatatttttaacatataaaaaGTTGTATTATACATCAATATTTATTAAGTAAAATGAAATATTACATGTTTTACGATGTAAAATTATccctttatgatttttataaaaatttaaatatgttaacCACGCTTTTATTATTtgagatatttaatatttttattttaatcacatatataataattaaatttataaggtGTATTAATTTAATGGTTGAtccgaaaaaaaattatatttcatatcagtaatattaaataagataaaatattatatattttatattataaattttaattttaaatttttattaaactataataTATGTATAAGAATGAgaagtaaataatgaaattaataaaaaaagaaattattgaaataaaaatagtaaaatatttgaaattttttatttaataaactaatataaaaagatattttaattatataatttttaaataagaatgaattgctaattttttaaaaatttaaagacttaataataattaattatttatttatttaaaattaagataaaattatatagtaattttaaaaatttcaaggaGGCCATAATTCCACTTGTCCCCAACGTGGCTCTGCCACTGGCTATAAATGCCACTAACCTAATAATAAACGTTTGACAATCACACTAAGTAAACCACCAAGTTCAATAAatccaattaaaataatattactttaaaatttttaattttagttattattttaaaaataattcctAATTTTTCTTTAGAGTTctccaaattttaaatttaatttgaaacaTTGTAAATCAACGGTACTTACTTGTTCTTCATTTTTTctcaatatatttaaataaatttttaatgagatttatttttatgaaaatttttattttacaatgGTAATTGGATAAATTCTCCTGATTATATGGTTCCAAACACCACCTCATAGTTTTAGTAGGCTCCAATCTCCATCATTCATCAAATTGTTTTAATTCCAAATCCAACCACTGAACATCACTGTGCTTATGAAGCCTTTGGCGTTCACATTCAATATTCAGTAATTATCTTGATAAGAAGGAAGTTAAGAGACCTGAATGGTTCACTTGCAAGATGCTAACTATTTCAAATTCACAAGTATTCAAATGTTTAACATATTATTCCAGCTTCAACTCCCAAGTACTATGCTATTAATTCATTCTAACACAAACTGCCACGTGCATGATATAGATTGCACGAAAACTATAAAAGGACCATATAAGAGAGGTCGAACCTTGTACAGTCGTCGATTAGATCAAGCTTCAGACTCATGCCATTCCTGTAATGTTGGGATTCTGACTCCAATATTTTTCATGTCAAAGATATTGGCTGTTTCATTCAAACAGAAATCCAGGTTGCTCATGAATGCCAACTTTTAAAGCCAATCAAAATTCAAACACATGATATTACAAAGATTATAAACTATCAACAAATTAAAAGAACATCCAATTTACAGAGCAAGCTGAATGGGAAAACACTAGAAAGGTTTTCACTGACACATGTAGTCTTCAAAGAGGGAGTGCAAAAGGTAGAATGATAGATGGAGAAATCAGGTTTTCATTTGTTTTCTGAGCACAGAGATAAGCAGTGCTGTGAAATAATGAATAGGTAGATCTTATTTCCTTAGTAAAATGCTAATGGTGTCATGAACTAGTGACTTTAGTTTGGCTTCACCTCATTTAGAAGTATCTGAAGTCAGATGCAAAATGTTTATCTGGTAGCCATCTAAAATTATATCATGCCACAATTGTTCCTTCTCCGTGCATTCAAATCTGGTGGGCATTTTTAGAGAGTATCAGAAATTCATATGCAGATCCAAAAATCTGAGGGAAGCAGCCAATACAAAGATCTTAATTTCTCCTCCATAAAAGTTACTATTTCACTTCATCTGCCTTCATTCACATGCTATTATAAcaataacaacaacaacaacaacaaccaaGTCTTAATCCCAAACTAGTTGGGTTGGCTATGTGGATCTTTTTTTTCCTCCATCCAGCTCTGTAAAGAGATTCCTATAATTGAACTACAGCAAATTCAAGACAGTCTAAGAATACTTACCAACATGTACATCTGGTGTCGCAGCAGCTGTGGCATCAACAATAACAGAAACATTTTCATAATCCAGTGCTACTGCATCAAAGACAGTCTGCCTAATGCAATTTGGAGTTTGAACACCTAAAAATAACAAGGATAACTCAAATCACCCATACATCAACAATATCTCattaaattattctattttCTCCTAAAATTGCAATTACCAACTATCACCAAACTCTTAATTCCCTCCGTCTGCAGAAATGAATGAAGATGGGTGTTAAAAAATGCACTGAAGCGTGTCTTCACTATCTTATAATCCCCTTCTTTGATCACAAGGCCATCAACCAGTTCCGCTCCCTTGCTTCCCTTAGAAGTAGGACCCACTTTCCCTGAAGAGTACAAATGCCGGCGAAAAAGTTCCACATCTCTTCCTAGTGGATCATGTTCACGGACAACCTAAACCCACAAATTCCCATAACATTCACCATCTGCACGTAGAGACTTATGAACTAGAGTTTTTCAACTTGTGTCCACAAGGAATAGATCAAAATCAAGCCGAGCAATAAACAAATTATGAAAAGAACAAAGCAAAGTAGAAATACTCTCAGGTAAGCACAcggttttctttcctttctgagATAAACAATAGGCAAGTAAGATATTAACTTCCAAATTCCCCACAAAAAGGGTCCTTAAAGTCACTAACTGAACAGTCCCTAAAATTTTCTCTGTACAATTTTCTACTAACATAACATCAAGTACCCCCAAATCCAAGTAGAGCCCCAAATTTTCAGAAATTCCTATGAGTTACAATAGTTACTGAACATTATTGCCTAACAAACAGCACAGAGAAGTTGGGATCTAGCAATTACCTTTGGAATATTGTTTCGCAACAGAAATTCATACACTTTTCTATGGCAACTAAAATTTCCCAAGAATTACAACTTACCCAGGAGAAAACAGAGCTTATTAAAGAAAGAGAACTGAATTGCTTGCCTAAAATCAACAGAAAACAGAAGAAGATTACCCAGACTACTAGAACGCCATGATGCCTAGCGATTTCGACTGCCTTTATGACATTGGGAACAATGGCTTCCCCTCCATCGACTCTCATCAACCCATCCTCAAGAATAAAATCATTCTGAAATCCACAAAAAACCACAACAAATTCATGTAGAACTTCAGATGCAACTACCCACATACCTATAGAGGTTCACACgcacacagagagagagagagtggaaGAGAAATAGACCTGCATGTCAATTACCAACAGAGCAGTCTGCTTCCATTTATCTCCCATGTTAGTTTACAAAATTTGCAACACCAGCTCAAAGAATGAAACTTCAAAAAGGAGAAGATTACAGTTTCTCTTCCAATCTAAACAAGCACTGCATCTGCaagtttttcctttttctttatgtCTTTTTATTAAGGGTAATTTATGATTTAATCCCTGAGTATtgacattattaacaagtcagtccttatatttttaaaaacctattaaaacgtccttatgttttatttccgtcaacgaaatagtccttccgtcctatttgtcgttaaaattagataaaggtggagagagaaaatttttaaaatccaattttaccctcaaataaaaccatttatttagtacttgtatattgtaattattaacaagttagtccttatattttcaaaaatctattaaaatatttttatcttttttcatatctattaaaacgtccttattatttttttccatcaatgaaatagtccctatcttttctcacatttattaaaacattcttatcgtttatttaagtcaacgaaatagtccctcctcatcgtttctttctgtcaacgaaatcgtccctccctatatttttagaaatatattaaaacgtctttattgtttctttttgtcaacgaaatagtccctatcttttttcagatctattaaaacatccttattgtttctttttatcaacaaaatagtccctatcttttctttcctcttcctcctccttctcctcctcctcctcctcttcctcctcctcctcctcctcctccgaaaaagaagaagaagaagaagaagaagaagaaggagagaaagaagaaaaagaagaaggagaagaagaagaagaaggagaagaagaagaagaaggagagaaagaagaaaaagaagaaaaagaagaagaaaaaggagaagaatgagaagaagaagaagaagataaagaagaaaagaagaaaaagaaggagaagaaggagaagaaggagaagaagaagaagaagataaagaagaaaaagaagaaaaagaagcaaaagaagaaaaaggagaagaagcagaagaagaaggagaaaaaacagaagaagaagaagaagaaggagaagaagcagaagaagaagcagaagaagaagaaataaaaggaagaagaattgatgaagaagaaaaggaaggaggaggaagagaaaaataattggagataatttagtcttttactatatttttaacggtaaaaatagataaaaggactatttcgttgacggagagaaagcataaggacgttttaataggtttctaaaaatatagggactgacttgttaatagtGACAATACCCAGaaactaaatcgtaaattacccttttattaatttttacaaGTTTGTAGTCTAGTTGCATTTGTCTCTATTATTGTAAATTTCTCGTTACAGAGGAaggaaatgaaaaaataaaaggaaattaaataaagaaaaacgaAAAATAAATTGCTCTATtaccttaattaaaatataaaaaattattttccctaacaaaatactattttataagataaaaataaaattataaaatatattttactgttACTTTAGAAGTTTATCAGTGGAAGACCATGATTACATTTATGATTTGATGTGTACTTTTTACATGATGATTAAGAAGgtaactaaaaatatttaaattatatagaaCAAAGAATCATTTATTAAGTTTCATTTAAAAGACTATTTTGACAAAGTTATAAGAGATTAGGAAATGGGACaaagttataaatttaattactattaaattaaagatttaaatataaatttatatacccaccatatatttatttaattttttggcagaaaaaaatataaaaattaaatataattaataggtTAACACAATGCaaatagtttttttatattCTCATTGAATATAGCTATTATTAacattcataattaatttggtGGTAGAtacatttgaaaaaatttaaatatgttggattatatttcaatttaatttaaaaaaaaataaaaatatgaatattattaaattaaatttaaatttttactaaattgaatttatattaagttgattataattaataactaatcATAATGTGATGTGCTTATCATCATTTGGATGAGCTGACAAagcataaaagaaaatttattgagtTGGACTTTTAATTTCCCTTAGTAacaaaatagtaataataataataaagttgagaaaagtaaaatatttgccttaatttgtatttaaattaaaaaattttaaattttaaataataaaattaaatattttaatttatttcattataattaaatgattaaattaaaatttaaaaaattaataataaattatagtataatttttaaatattattttattaataaaatatttctcgATTATATTGAGTtgtagttttattttttctaaaaaatattaaatatgtgtttaattttttttaaaatgaaaatcggGGAGTTAAAAATGATAACTTTTAGATTTACTATTtactatcaaattaaattttgaataataaatttataatggaAGACACGTGTCAGACCAGAGGAAAAGGAAGTATGCCCCAGCTCACTTCGAGTGCATCTATTGAATAGTCCAAAGAGACCCAAGAATGGGTCCACATAAGCATATTTCGGGTCGGATAccgacaatttttttttataaaaaagttttaaaacaaataatttttgttattttgaggAATAGATATGTAAAGAGCAAATATGAATTTTCTTATTTTCCTGATATTCTAAAGGTACGTTATCTTCACAATAATTTGCCAGT
This sequence is a window from Manihot esculenta cultivar AM560-2 chromosome 4, M.esculenta_v8, whole genome shotgun sequence. Protein-coding genes within it:
- the LOC110613589 gene encoding protein NRT1/ PTR FAMILY 1.2 gives rise to the protein MVFYLTKEYHMSVTQATTTIFLWNAATNFTPLLGALISDSYLGRFLTIGIGSTFSLLGTILMWLTAMIPFLRPLQCNQMTQEICENPTTLQMAILVISMGLVSIGAGGIRPCSLAFGADQLVKRSDSKNKGLLESYFGWYYACTAIAVLLSMTVVVYIQERYGWKVGYAVPAILMFLSVFLFFVASPLYFKQKERTNLLTGFAQVLVAAYKNRKVPFPPKDAYNKYYHKKNSESSVPTENLRFLNKACIITNPEQDLASDGSEPNSWSLCTVERVEELKVIIRVIPIWSTGIMISINVSQGSLQVFQAISMDRHLTPNFEIPAGTFAMFLIISVIAWIVLYDRVIIPLASKIKGEPVRLDVKLRMGIGIFFSCMAMVVAGIVENIRRRKAIMEGHLNNPQAVVQMSALWLIPQFCFHGLAEAFNSIAQSEFFYSEFPKSLSSIAGALSGLGSSVANLLATVILSVVNQSTSKGGKDGWVPDNINKGRYDKYYGLLAIMSFLNLLYFVFCCWAYGPSKDQSSNFGDDDQEEEE
- the LOC110613591 gene encoding protein PLANT CADMIUM RESISTANCE 8, yielding MGRNEITKELNGMSQSDQPAITITATHQLQASSGNQSESPQDSSSSSLDLDLVIGRPWTTGLFDCRQDQTNSIITAFLPCVTFGQISEVLDEGKSTCRCRSSCYLLLMLASYSQWILSTEYRTKLRKKFHLEEAPYTDVVSHLFCPCCSLCQEFRELKNRGLDPALGWNGILAQQQGKESDDKQLNIPPPNQAMSN
- the LOC110613592 gene encoding probable inactive nicotinamidase At3g16190 isoform X1 is translated as MGDKWKQTALLVIDMQNDFILEDGLMRVDGGEAIVPNVIKAVEIARHHGVLVVWVVREHDPLGRDVELFRRHLYSSGKVGPTSKGSKGAELVDGLVIKEGDYKIVKTRFSAFFNTHLHSFLQTEGIKSLVIVGVQTPNCIRQTVFDAVALDYENVSVIVDATAAATPDVHVANIFDMKNIGVRIPTLQEWHESEA
- the LOC110613592 gene encoding probable inactive nicotinamidase At3g16190 isoform X2; protein product: MGDKWKQTALLVIDMQNDFILEDGLMRVDGGEAIVPNVIKAVEIARHHGVLVVWVVREHDPLGRDVELFRRHLYSSGKVGPTSKGSKGAELVDGLVIKEGDYKIVKTRFSAFFNTHLHSFLQTEGIKSLVIVGVQTPNCIRQTVFDAVALDYENVSVIVDATAAATPDVHVDLNARRRNNCGMI
- the LOC110613592 gene encoding probable inactive nicotinamidase At3g16190 isoform X3 is translated as MGDKWKQTALLVIDMQNDFILEDGLMRVDGGEAIVPNVIKAVEIARHHGVLVVWVVREHDPLGRDVELFRRHLYSSGKVGPTSKGSKGAELVDGLVIKEGDYKIVKTRFSAFFNTHLHSFLQTEGIKSLVIVGVQTPNCIRQTVFDAVALDYENVSVIVDATAAATPDVHVACE